One Pseudomonas muyukensis DNA segment encodes these proteins:
- a CDS encoding ABC transporter permease: MIELLQQYGLAYLYTDGNGLSGLAMTLWLFLASMLLGFALSLPLALARTSRHAWLRLPVQLYTLVFRGTPLYIQLLICYTGLYSLQVVREHALLDQFLRNALNCTLLAFVLNTCAYTVEIFAGAIRNLPAGELEAAQAYGLRGWKLNLFLVLPAALRRSLPAYSNELILMLHATSLAFTATVADILKVARDANAATFLTFQAFGVAALLYMLLSFVLVGLLRMAERRWMRFLDPARG, translated from the coding sequence ATGATCGAACTCCTCCAGCAATACGGCCTGGCCTACCTGTACACCGACGGCAACGGGCTGTCGGGCCTGGCCATGACCTTGTGGCTGTTCCTGGCCAGCATGCTGCTGGGCTTCGCCCTGTCGCTGCCGCTGGCCCTGGCGCGCACCTCGCGCCATGCCTGGCTGCGCCTGCCGGTGCAGCTGTACACCTTGGTGTTCCGCGGCACGCCCCTCTATATACAGTTGCTGATCTGCTACACCGGGCTCTACAGCCTGCAGGTGGTGCGCGAGCATGCCCTGCTCGACCAGTTTTTGCGCAATGCGCTCAACTGCACGCTGCTGGCCTTTGTGCTCAATACCTGCGCCTACACCGTGGAGATCTTCGCCGGGGCCATCCGCAACCTGCCCGCCGGCGAGCTGGAAGCGGCCCAGGCCTATGGCCTGCGCGGCTGGAAGCTCAACCTGTTCCTGGTGTTGCCAGCCGCCTTGCGCCGCTCTCTGCCGGCCTACAGCAACGAGCTGATCCTGATGCTGCACGCCACCTCGCTGGCCTTCACCGCCACCGTCGCCGACATCCTCAAGGTGGCCCGCGACGCCAACGCCGCGACCTTCCTCACCTTCCAGGCCTTCGGCGTGGCCGCCCTGCTGTACATGCTGTTGTCCTTCGTCCTGGTCGGCCTGCTGCGCATGGCCGAACGGCGCTGGATGCGCTTCCTTGACCCTGCCCGAGGCTGA
- a CDS encoding ABC transporter ATP-binding protein, translating to MTATALPLPSFAQAPSAHSHAGAIKLSVEDLHKHYGEHQVLKGVSLNARKGDVISLIGASGSGKSTFLRCINFLEQPNAGSITLDGQTLAIHPGTRTPPAAQLHNLRTRLAMVFQHFNLWSHLTVLENICLAPRKVLGISAGEAQARARKYLDKVGLPARAAEQYPAFLSGGQQQRVAIARALAMEPEIILFDEPTSALDPELVGEVLKVIQTLAEEGRTMLMVTHEMGFARQVSSQVLFLHQGLVEEHGSAEILDRPQSERLRQFLSNRLK from the coding sequence ATGACCGCTACCGCACTGCCACTCCCCTCCTTCGCCCAGGCCCCGAGCGCCCACAGCCATGCCGGCGCGATCAAGCTCAGCGTCGAGGACCTGCACAAGCACTACGGCGAGCACCAGGTGCTCAAGGGCGTTTCGCTGAACGCGCGCAAGGGCGACGTGATCAGCCTGATCGGCGCCAGCGGCTCGGGCAAGAGCACGTTCCTGCGCTGCATCAACTTCCTCGAGCAGCCCAACGCCGGCAGCATCACCCTCGACGGCCAGACCCTGGCGATCCACCCCGGTACCCGCACCCCGCCCGCGGCGCAACTGCATAACCTGCGCACGCGCCTGGCCATGGTGTTCCAGCATTTCAACCTGTGGAGCCACCTGACGGTGCTGGAGAACATCTGCCTGGCACCGCGCAAGGTGCTGGGCATCAGCGCCGGCGAAGCCCAGGCACGGGCGCGCAAGTACCTGGACAAGGTCGGCCTGCCGGCCCGGGCCGCCGAGCAGTACCCGGCGTTTCTCTCCGGCGGCCAGCAACAGCGCGTGGCGATTGCCCGGGCCTTGGCCATGGAACCGGAGATCATCCTGTTCGACGAACCCACCTCGGCGCTGGACCCGGAGCTGGTCGGCGAAGTGCTCAAGGTGATACAGACGCTTGCCGAGGAAGGACGTACCATGCTCATGGTCACCCACGAAATGGGTTTCGCCCGCCAGGTGTCGAGCCAGGTGCTGTTCCTGCACCAGGGCCTGGTCGAGGAGCACGGCAGCGCCGAAATCCTCGACCGGCCACAGAGTGAGCGCCTGCGCCAGTTCCTCTCCAATCGTCTGAAGTGA